The following are encoded together in the Chaetodon trifascialis isolate fChaTrf1 chromosome 3, fChaTrf1.hap1, whole genome shotgun sequence genome:
- the svbp gene encoding small vasohibin-binding protein: MEPACRKDKSKLNSTPTRGDRAKQKSAQQELKQRQRAEIYALNKVMTELEQQQFEAFCKQMQSQGE; the protein is encoded by the exons ATGGAGCCTGCCTGCCGCAAAGACAAGTCAAAGCTTAACTCCACCCCGACCAGAGGAGACAGAGCCAAGCAGAAATCTGCCCAGCAAGAGCTGAAACAAcgacagagagcagag ATTTATGCCTTAAACAAGGTGATGACAGagttggagcagcagcagtttgaggcCTTTTGTAAACAGATGCAGTCACAAGGAGAATGA